TGGCTGAATGGAAAAAATGTGAAACTGCGCGGCGTCTGCAACCATCAGGATGCAGGGCCTTTAGGCGCGGCAGTGCCGGAGAAGATTATTCGCTACCGCTTGGAACAGATGAAGGCCATGGGCTGCAACGCCATCCGTACGGCGCATAATCCGATGACGCCTGAGTTTTATGATATGTGCGATGAACTCGGTTTATTGGTCATGGATGAGATTTTTGACGGCTGGTACCAGAAGGCGGAACATGATTACGGTGCTCATGCTTTTGCTGAGTGGTGGGACCGGGACCTGACCGACTGGATCCTGCGCGACCGCAATCACCCGTCGATTATCATCTGGAGTGTCGGCAACGAAACCAAGGGAGAAGAGATGGGGCGGAAGCTGGTGGAGCGCTGCCATGAGCTGGATCCTACCCGGTTGGTCACCTCCGGGCATTCCGCGCATGAAGTGATGGATGTGTTCGGAGCCAACGGCGGCAGTGAGAAACTGGGCTTTTTTGATACGCTTGAAACCGACCAGCCTTTTGTCGGGACGGAGAATACCCATACTTTTCAGGTGCGCGGTTACTACCGCACAAAAACGTGGTACCGGAACGGCTATCCCAGCACGCGGCACAATCCGCATTATTATCCGGACCTGACGGATGAGGAAGTCTTTACCTACGATTGGATCGATGAAGCAGACCGAGCGCACCCGAAGCACATTTTCTTTTCCAGTTATGACAACGCAACGGTGCGCCTGACTTCGCGCCATAACGTTGAAATGATTCGCGATATTCCACGCTTTGCCGGCTCATTTCGCTGGTGCGGTTACGATTATCTGGGGGAAGCAAAATACCACGGCGGCTGGCCGTTTAAATCTTTCTCCGGCGGCGCGGTTGATTTGGCGAATTTTGAGAAGGATCTGTATTACATGTACCAAAGTCAGTGGACAGAAAAACCGATGGTTCATATTCTGCCGCACTGGACTCATCCGGCAATAAAACCCGGAACCAAGATTCCGGTTCAGGTATATTCCAACTGTGATGAAGTTGAATTGTTTTTGAACGGTAAATCGCTGGGGATACAGAATCCCGGAAAAACGCACGATAAAATGGCGTGTCAGTGGATGGTCGGCTGGGAGCCGGGCGAGCTTAAGGCTGTTGCGCGCAGCAACGGAAATGTCAAAATCGAAAAAACCATGCAGACAGCCGGGGCACCGGCGAAGCTTGCGCTGTCGGTCGACGGGGAGCCGCTTGCGGAAAATGGGAAAGATATTGTTCAGCTGCGTGTGGCGGCGCAGGATGAACAGGGAATCTTTTATCCCTATGGTGAAAACCGTACCTGGTTCCATGTCATCGGTCCCGGCCGAATTCGTGCGCTTGGAAACGGCAGCCCGGTCGATATTGAAAAGCATCAGGGGGTGGATAACCGCCGGGCCTTTTTCGGGTTAACCCGTGCCTTTGTTGAAGCATCTGGTGAAAACGGCGATATTGCCGTGCTGGCAAGCAGTATTCTGGGGGAACGGAAGCTCGTATACTCGAATCGGGTGAGCATCGATTCCAAACTGATTGCCCTGCGTGGAAAATTACCGGCAACCTCCATTGAAATCTTTTATACGACCGATGGTTCAGAACCGACTGAGCAGTCGTCTCCCTATAAAGGGGCCTTTACGGTTCAGCCGGGTACCACCGTCAAAGCACTGGTGGTGCTAAACGGGAAACCGGTACAGGTGCTGGAAGAACGTTTCGCATCCGATGTGGGTATGGTTTGGAAAAGCAGCGTGCAGGGATCATCGGTTCCTGCAGGAGAACAGGCTGAACGGGCGGAATTGAACGGGGCATCCATCGTGTCGAAAGGTCAGTTTCGCGGAGAGGGTTTTATTAAATTCAACGGCACTCCCGGCGCTTTTGTACAATGGTACTATGAGAACGACGGCGATTCAGGCGACGGCAGTCTGGTTATCCGCTATGGGGGAGTTGCAGCGAAAGGGAAAGGCCACCGGATAAAAGTCATGATGAACGGTGAAACGGTGAGCAAAAACCTGCTGCTTCCAAACAGCGATAAAGTGGGTCAGAAGTGGAGTGTTGTGAAGGTTCCAATTCAAGTGGAGCGCGGTGCCAACCGCATTCGTCTGGAACCTCTCACTGAAGCAGGCCTATGCATTGACGAAATATCCATCCGATAACTGCTTTAGGAGTGTGTTGCGATAGCTTGAAAAAACGTTCGGATCCATCCCGCTTGGGAAAAGCGCAAGTTTTCCGGCTTGAATGACAAGGCGCGGCTGTATACGAAAAATCTGAAAATTAACGGACACTGAAATAGACATTAAAATCGGGGTGCTTCACGTATTTCTTTTTTTTCAATATTCCCTTGGCTGAAATGTAGGCTGTTTTAAATCATCAGAATACATAGGATGAACGTCGTTCATTCGGTGGTTTTTTTGCGAAGACGAATTTGATCTTTTGCAAGATCAGGGTACATATAGGCTAACTCAAGCGGGAATCGTTATGGAAAAAATACGTTGGGGCATCATCGGATGCGGTGGGATTGCGAACAAGTTTGCCGACGGATTGTCCGTACTTCCGGCCGGCCGGCTCTATGCCGGGGCCTCGCGTACACCGGGCAACGCGGAAGTGTTTATTCAAAAACACGGCGGCGAGGCGGCTTATACAGATTATGCAACCCTGGCGGCCGATCCTAAAGTGGATGCCGTTTATGTGGCGACTACGCATAATTTCCATTTTGAGAATGTGAAGCTTTGCCTAGAATACGGAAAACATGTGCTCTGCGAAAAACCGATGACGCTCAATGCACGGCAGGCCGCTGAACTGACTCAGCTGGCTGCCGCGAAGGAGCTTTTTCTGATGGAGGCGATGTGGACGCGGTTTATTCCGGGAATTTGCGAACTGGAGCGTCTGCTGAAGGAAGGGGTGATCGGGGCCGTCCGTTCTGTCCGGGCGGACTTTCATATCGGCGGCCGGGAGTTTCCGAAAGACGGGCGTCTGTGGAGCCGCGATCTGGCTGGCGGATCACTGCTTGATCTGGGGATTTATCCCATTACTTTTGCCGATATTGTTATGGGGGGTGACCGGCCGGAAACCGTCAAAAGCGATGCCTGTATGGGCACAACGGGTGTAGATAACCGGTCGTTTTATCAGCTGACGTATCCCGGCGGACGTTTTGCGCAACTGAGTTCTTCGTTTACATCCAGTGCACCGGTTGAGGCGGTGATTGCCGGGGAATCGGGGTTTATTCGTGTGCCGAACTTTTTTCATCCGGTTGAATTTGAAATCTGCCGTTTCGGCGAAGATTCGGAAACGTTGAGGTTTCCATTCCCCGACGAAGAGGGTTTTAAATTTGAAATTGAGGAAGCCATGAACTGTATAGCCGCTGGAAAAACGGAAAGTACGGTTCATCCGCTTTCAAAAACGCGACAGATTCTAGAGCTTATGGATACACTTCGTGCGCAATGGAATTTTGTGTATTCCGGAGAATAATCCCGAATAGTAAAGGCAGAGGTGAATATGAATTATTATCCCTTGAAGTTTAAGCCGGTATACAAAGATTACCCGTGGGGCAACCGTCGGCTTCCGGCTTTGTTTGATCGTGACGAACCCGACGGGATTTATGCCGAATCGTGGGAGATTTCGACGCATCGCGACGGAGAGAGTGTCGTGGTGAACGGGGAGCTGGCGGGAAAGACGCTGTCCGAGGTGCTTGCCGTTTCCGGAAAAGATATTCTGGGGGACGGGGTCGAGGGCGACGATTTCCCCCTGCTGATCAAACTGATCGATGCGGCCAAACCGTTGAGCGTGCAGGTGCATCCCAACAACGGAAATGCCGAAGCGGTGCAGGGCGAACCCAAAACTGAAATGTGGTATTTCCTGAATGAGAAACCGTCGCAGATCTTCTGCGGACTGAAGCCGGGGACCACACGTGAAGATTTTGTCCAGGCCATTGAAAAGGAATCGTTCGATGAAATTCTTCGGGTGGTGCCGGCGGAAAAAGGCGGTGCGGCATTTGTTCCGGGCGGGCGTGTGCATGCGATTGATGCCGGATGTCTGATTCTCGAAATTCAGCAGAATTCAAATACAACCTATCGCGTGTATGACTGGGGGCGGGTTGGAAACGATGGGAACCCGCGCGAGCTGCATATTGAAAAAGCGCTGCAGGTTATTGATTTTGACGATGCCGCAAGTCCCGTGTGCGAGCCGAAGGTGACTGCTGCCGGAGTTCGGAAAATCTGTGCATCCGATTTTTTTCAGTTGGATGAACTTTCAGTTGCGGAGGAAATGGAACAGATCGCTGATGGATTAAGTTTCCATGCGCTGTTCTCGGCCGATGGCGGGTTTGATATTCACTATGGAGACGGGCAGGTTGAACCCGTTTCCAAGGGCGAATCTGTATTGGTTCCCGCCGCCATGGGGCCCTATATCCTGAAGGCTCGGGAAAAAATCGTGGTGCTTAAAACCACGGTCCCGGCATAATCGGGGTTATTGCACACGGAGAGTGAACGACCAGGTATAGCGGCCTGCCGGAATTTGATAATGCGGTAACGGCTCGGCATTAGACGACCAGGAATCGGTGCCGCCGACTCCCATCTGTTTGTGATCGATGTTCAGGGTGTAAAAACCCTGCTCAACCAGATCGTAGGTGTGGCGGGCCTGATCGAGGTTCTCAATGGACCATGGCCAGATCGAAAAGCCCATAAGATTTATGTCGCTCTCAATGCGCAGCGAGGAGTCTTTCCCGGAGAGTTCAATCCAGCGCGTATCTGTGCGGTTGCCGTTTTCCTGCGGCATGGCATATTCAAAAAACATATCCGCTGTTGGTTTGCTGTAGCGTCCGACTTCCGCTCCGGTATTGCGGTCGCAATAGTTTTCCCAGGGTCCGCGGCCAAACCATTCGGTGTTGGTAAACCGTCCGGAGATGCCCATGGTGAAGCCAATGCGAGGAATGGAGGGCAATGCCGGATCAGACTTCAGGTCCATGGCCACGTTGATTTCGCCGTTTCCATTAAATGTGTATGTGATGGTCAGGTCGGTTTGATCCGCCTTTTTACTGACGGTGATCGCAGCTGAATATTTATTCAGTTTCTGGAAATCAACAGATCGGGTTTCCAGTTTGGCAGCCAGTTCTTTCCAGTATTTTTTCTTTTCGTGGGTTCTGCCGCCGCGGAGATCGTTATCGGTTTGCGGCCGCCAGAAGGAGGGCCGCAACGGGCTCTGGATCCATTCGTTGTCGTCGACGGTGAGCTGGACCAGTTCGCCGGTATTCCGGTCTATCCGGGCCGTGTACTCTTTGCCCCTGATCTCGTAGACGTTGTCGGTTTTTTCGGTTCTCAGTTTTTTGTGGTTCGCGTCCATTTTTTCCAGATTCTGGAAGGGCAAACGGAACTGGCCTTTTGCGACCTCGAATCCGCTTTGGCACCAGTTGCGGTCGCGTCCTTCGTGGAGGCTGATGCGCAACCAGTATTCTTTGCCGGGTTTCGGAGTTGGCGGGGTGAAGGGAATCCTTAGTTCTGCACTTTCTCCGGCGGGAATATCGACGGCGGTGAGAGCCCCTTTTTCGAGGATCACGCCGTCCTCAGACACATTCCATTGGATCGAATAATGTTTTGTACTTGTAAAGTTAAAGCGACTGTTCAGCTTGATTGTCCCGTTTTCAAGGTCTACGGCTTCGAAGGTGACGGGCTGAAAAACGGTTTTACACTCCCAGGTTTTCGGATTGGGGGTGCGATCGGAGTCAATAATCCCGTTTAGGCAGAAGTTTCCGCTGTTGGGCTGGTCGCCAAAGTCACCGCCATAGGCATAATAGGCTGTGCCGTTTTCGTTGGTGGTGAGCAGACCCTGATCAATCCAGTCCCAGATATAGCCGCCCATCAGGTTGGGGCGGGAGCGGATGAGATCCCAGTAATCGGTCATGTTGCCGAGGGAGTTGCCCATGGCGTGCGCATATTCGCATTCTACAATAGGCCGGTTGAGGCGCTTCGCATCGGCCAGCCCTTTCAGCTGATCCACGGAGGCATACATGCGGCTGATACAGTCGACATAGTCCGGATCATCAGGATTGGCCATATAGCCCCATTTTTGCATCTGGTCCGCGCCTTTGGGGCGCCAGCCGGGTTGTTGCGGCTGGCCCTGTGCACCTTCATAATGGATGAAACGGGTGGGGTCATAATCGCGGATCCATCCCGCCATGCCGGCATGAATGGGGCCGGTTCCGGATTCATTTCCGAGCGACCAGCTGATGATGGAGGGGTGGTTTTTATCGCGCTCGACCATGCGGATGGCCCGGTCGGTAAAGGCGTGTTGCCATGATGCAATATTAGTCAGTTTTCCGCGTTCATCGTGTGTTTCAATATTGGCTTCATCCATCACATAAATGCCGTAGCGGTCGCAGAGATCATAAAAATACGGGTCGTTCGGGTAGTGTGAGGTGCGGACGGCATTGATGTTGAACTGCTTCATCAGCCGGACGTCGGTTTCCAGATCTTCGCGGGTTAGTGCTTTGCCCTCAATATGGTCGTGGTCGTGGCGGTTGACGCCCTTCATCTTAACGGCGGCACCGTTCACGAGCAGTACACCGTTATCGGTAATTTCGACCGTGCGGAATCCCACCTTGGTACTGCGTGCTTCGACCAGTTTTCCCTCGCTGTCTTTCAGGGCAAATACAAGGGTGTAGAGATAGGGGGTTTCTGCGGACCATTTCCGGGGATTGGAAACGGTGGTTTCCAGCAGACCGAAGGCCACCGTATCACGCTGTGGATACCATTCGTTGACGATTTTATCGACACCGATCGAGAGCGGTTCGGCAAGAACCGCTTTGTCATACGCGGTGTACAACTGTGCGGTGAGGGTCCAGTTTTTGACATTTTTATTGTCGGTCAGAATCCGCGGACGGATGCGCAGACGGCCGTTAGCATCGGCGCGGACGGCGAAATCGTTCAGTGCGGTGCGGGGCTGGGCGAGGAGCATGACTTCGCGGTGGATGCCGGAGAGCCG
This is a stretch of genomic DNA from Pontiella agarivorans. It encodes these proteins:
- a CDS encoding glycoside hydrolase family 2 TIM barrel-domain containing protein — translated: MKRWIITAGLLLSCSLQSHAVQLSLNEGWKFIQQDVAGGESLSFSDSAWRTLDVPHDWSIEGEYDASNPMADACGYLPAGIGWYRKTIPVKPEWKGKYVEIAFDGVCMNSTVWANGRKLGDRPYGWSSFAYDISDLVDSANSITFAVRVDNEKQPSARWYTGSGIYANTWLNIKDKVHVARGGIFFRTLEVDEAKATVQVSTEVVGDPRAEVSHQLFSKDGKKVAEGFQTLEIEQPKLWSVENPNLYTLRTLVKSGGRVVDQVDTRVGIRVVEWKAETGFWLNGKNVKLRGVCNHQDAGPLGAAVPEKIIRYRLEQMKAMGCNAIRTAHNPMTPEFYDMCDELGLLVMDEIFDGWYQKAEHDYGAHAFAEWWDRDLTDWILRDRNHPSIIIWSVGNETKGEEMGRKLVERCHELDPTRLVTSGHSAHEVMDVFGANGGSEKLGFFDTLETDQPFVGTENTHTFQVRGYYRTKTWYRNGYPSTRHNPHYYPDLTDEEVFTYDWIDEADRAHPKHIFFSSYDNATVRLTSRHNVEMIRDIPRFAGSFRWCGYDYLGEAKYHGGWPFKSFSGGAVDLANFEKDLYYMYQSQWTEKPMVHILPHWTHPAIKPGTKIPVQVYSNCDEVELFLNGKSLGIQNPGKTHDKMACQWMVGWEPGELKAVARSNGNVKIEKTMQTAGAPAKLALSVDGEPLAENGKDIVQLRVAAQDEQGIFYPYGENRTWFHVIGPGRIRALGNGSPVDIEKHQGVDNRRAFFGLTRAFVEASGENGDIAVLASSILGERKLVYSNRVSIDSKLIALRGKLPATSIEIFYTTDGSEPTEQSSPYKGAFTVQPGTTVKALVVLNGKPVQVLEERFASDVGMVWKSSVQGSSVPAGEQAERAELNGASIVSKGQFRGEGFIKFNGTPGAFVQWYYENDGDSGDGSLVIRYGGVAAKGKGHRIKVMMNGETVSKNLLLPNSDKVGQKWSVVKVPIQVERGANRIRLEPLTEAGLCIDEISIR
- a CDS encoding type I phosphomannose isomerase catalytic subunit, whose amino-acid sequence is MNYYPLKFKPVYKDYPWGNRRLPALFDRDEPDGIYAESWEISTHRDGESVVVNGELAGKTLSEVLAVSGKDILGDGVEGDDFPLLIKLIDAAKPLSVQVHPNNGNAEAVQGEPKTEMWYFLNEKPSQIFCGLKPGTTREDFVQAIEKESFDEILRVVPAEKGGAAFVPGGRVHAIDAGCLILEIQQNSNTTYRVYDWGRVGNDGNPRELHIEKALQVIDFDDAASPVCEPKVTAAGVRKICASDFFQLDELSVAEEMEQIADGLSFHALFSADGGFDIHYGDGQVEPVSKGESVLVPAAMGPYILKAREKIVVLKTTVPA
- a CDS encoding glycoside hydrolase family 2 TIM barrel-domain containing protein; amino-acid sequence: MSKLLYTLFALCTAASAAHFQNDWENERVIEKGKMRPRTTSYSFRTLEDALHGNRSASRMLLLNGDWKFHFSPDSKNRPDDFFKKDFDASGWDILHVPSSWEVKGYGQPIYTNSKYPFTANEPFIDRTNPVGSYIRDFDLSEDWKNERIILHFGGVSSAFYVWVNGKLAGYSQGSRLPAEFDITDLVKKGANRLAVQVFRWSDGSYLEDQDMWRLSGIHREVMLLAQPRTALNDFAVRADANGRLRIRPRILTDNKNVKNWTLTAQLYTAYDKAVLAEPLSIGVDKIVNEWYPQRDTVAFGLLETTVSNPRKWSAETPYLYTLVFALKDSEGKLVEARSTKVGFRTVEITDNGVLLVNGAAVKMKGVNRHDHDHIEGKALTREDLETDVRLMKQFNINAVRTSHYPNDPYFYDLCDRYGIYVMDEANIETHDERGKLTNIASWQHAFTDRAIRMVERDKNHPSIISWSLGNESGTGPIHAGMAGWIRDYDPTRFIHYEGAQGQPQQPGWRPKGADQMQKWGYMANPDDPDYVDCISRMYASVDQLKGLADAKRLNRPIVECEYAHAMGNSLGNMTDYWDLIRSRPNLMGGYIWDWIDQGLLTTNENGTAYYAYGGDFGDQPNSGNFCLNGIIDSDRTPNPKTWECKTVFQPVTFEAVDLENGTIKLNSRFNFTSTKHYSIQWNVSEDGVILEKGALTAVDIPAGESAELRIPFTPPTPKPGKEYWLRISLHEGRDRNWCQSGFEVAKGQFRLPFQNLEKMDANHKKLRTEKTDNVYEIRGKEYTARIDRNTGELVQLTVDDNEWIQSPLRPSFWRPQTDNDLRGGRTHEKKKYWKELAAKLETRSVDFQKLNKYSAAITVSKKADQTDLTITYTFNGNGEINVAMDLKSDPALPSIPRIGFTMGISGRFTNTEWFGRGPWENYCDRNTGAEVGRYSKPTADMFFEYAMPQENGNRTDTRWIELSGKDSSLRIESDINLMGFSIWPWSIENLDQARHTYDLVEQGFYTLNIDHKQMGVGGTDSWSSNAEPLPHYQIPAGRYTWSFTLRVQ
- a CDS encoding Gfo/Idh/MocA family protein, whose amino-acid sequence is MEKIRWGIIGCGGIANKFADGLSVLPAGRLYAGASRTPGNAEVFIQKHGGEAAYTDYATLAADPKVDAVYVATTHNFHFENVKLCLEYGKHVLCEKPMTLNARQAAELTQLAAAKELFLMEAMWTRFIPGICELERLLKEGVIGAVRSVRADFHIGGREFPKDGRLWSRDLAGGSLLDLGIYPITFADIVMGGDRPETVKSDACMGTTGVDNRSFYQLTYPGGRFAQLSSSFTSSAPVEAVIAGESGFIRVPNFFHPVEFEICRFGEDSETLRFPFPDEEGFKFEIEEAMNCIAAGKTESTVHPLSKTRQILELMDTLRAQWNFVYSGE